CCCTCAATCCCTTTTAATCGTTTGCTCCGAGGGGGGTAAAGCGAGCTGGGAACATAGGCTATGAGTTCGCTTCAGCTAAGTAGAAGGTCATTATCCTTGTACCGTATAACCTTCTTCTGTAATAACACGAGAAGCTGTGGCTTGCAGCGCATCAACATCAACCCCATCAGACAACGTCAAAGTAACAGTCGCTTTTTCAAGATCAATGTCACACGCCGTAATACCATCAATCTCCATGGCCACCTCCGTTACAGCCTTAACACAGTGCTGACAAGACATGCCAGAGACAGAAA
The nucleotide sequence above comes from Magnetococcus sp. PR-3. Encoded proteins:
- a CDS encoding heavy-metal-associated domain-containing protein, whose translation is MAQVTLSVSGMSCQHCVKAVTEVAMEIDGITACDIDLEKATVTLTLSDGVDVDALQATASRVITEEGYTVQG